CGCCGCTCCGTCTCCTACAATGCCAGAGCAGTCTCCTAAAATGCAAACTTTTCTCCCAGGAAGCGGCTCTTCCGTGACATCTGAAGGAAAGATGGTTGTACCATTTTCCAAGACAACTGTAGCCCCGTCTTTCAGTCTGCCGTATATAGGGCCTGGTGGAACTCCTAGAAATTAAAGCACAGGTCCAAAGCTATTTGTCAAGAAGCTTGGCTTGCAACAAAATTTCAAACCCACTTCTGAGCAATCGGCAATTCCCCAAAAATTCACGCAACCATGccaccaagtttctagtccttatgaatGCATATTTGCAAAATATGCAGGCATTTTTACAGCATACTTTTTCCTCTGATGGTACCTATCCAATGATCCGTCCCAGATCCATAACCATTCCTTCCCTGCATCAGTGACTGCTGCTAAAGAACATTTAGCTGGACGGCTCAGAtggttagaatgtggtgctgataactccaaagttgcaggttcaatccccataaggggcagttgcatattcctgcattgcagggggttggactagatgatcctcagggtcccttccaagtctgtaTGATTTAACATTTTATGCAGGGGAAATACTGAGTTTAGAATAAAGTGCATGCAGGGTTTCCATTTTTAGGTACTGAATTGTTTCTGTTGCCTAACAACTTTTACACATGAAAAAGTTCCATCCTATTCAGATTCCTTTTCAACCCTTTCTCGCTCCATTCATTCCCACATGACTTTTTGCCCTAtagataatatatattttaacacCTGCAATATCTGCAGTGCTTCAGCCAAGGCCAGCCTAATACTCCAGCACATTAAATATAGCTGTCGGTTAGCCTTGgttgaaaaataaaaagggtaGAGCTATAATCTTATGCAACACTGATTTTTCCCTCCCTGTTACATGAAGGATTCTCTACTTTGAAatgctgttttggggggtggggaggtggaagGAGCTCtgctcttaccccccccccctagatTTCTGCACTAAAGTTTTCAGATCTGATCAGAATCATTAACCAACATTACCTGTGTCTCTAAAAGagagaaatgtgtgcattagtctATAACAGCGAAGGGAAAGAAGAGCGCAGGCATCTCAAAGACTGGCCTCAAAAGCACACCCCACATGAAACCAATGGCGATTACATGGAGCAGACAATGGctttgaagacacacacacacaagcactgcGCTAAATTAATTATTCCCTAAGGTGCCAAAGCACTCTCTTTTATGGGTAAAAGCAAGCCGTTTCCCCTGCTCGGAAAGTTATTAGTCACACTCGGGAGCTGCGGTGTGACGTCAGCGCTCACGACGATCAGCAGAGGCACTGTGGGAATTTGAATCCATCAAGTGTACAGCAGTGGCTAAGAGGTGGCGGTGTGCACCAGGAAGCCCTCTGCTCAAATCTCTCacggctccctctgccagcagCACAATACCGACCTACAATTCAGGGTCATTGTGGGAACCGTTGAGATACTCTGCCTGAAGTAAATGCTAAGTACGACCATCGTTTACAAGTAGGCCTggctgatacagtggtatcttggttctcaaatgccttggtactcaaacaaattggaacccaaacactgcaaacctggaagttaagtgttccggtttgcgaacttttttcagaagccaaacgtgctccattCTAAgcgttacgcttctgatttgagtgccacacttccgttttgagcgttatgctgaggtctgtctgtttttgctatttattttgcgtttctgcggctctttttgttttgtttttgtgactgtgtggaacccagttcggcTACTGTTTGATTGTGTGATTGCGGtacgttgtttattgctttcattttatggatcaatggtcttgtaagatagtaaaattcatgttaaattgctgttttagcgggtttttaaaagtctggaacggattaatccattttgcattactttctatgggaaagcacgccttggttttggaatgctttggttttggaacggacttctggaacggattaagtttgagaaccaaggtaccaccgtatatcgATATATCACTCAGGAACAGACCGTGATGTCGGCTTCATTCAGCgctatatcgctggtgaaaccgccaccactcctgagtccctctgctagcgaCTTCCTCCAGCGAGTgttgctagcagagggactcaggaacGGTGGCAGTTTTACCAGCGATATACCGCTGAGTGAAACCGCCATCCCACTCTGCCTCCCTCTGTATCtttaactgcttggctgaggagtgTGCAGTTGCCGCTACCCTCGGCAGAGTAATTAAAGGAGCCCCCAGCCCGGCGCTGGCTCCCACACAAGTGGGGGGAGCACCAGGGGTGTCTGATCTGGGGATCGGGAGCACTCCAGCACCCCAGCCGAGCCATACAAACAAGCTGCTTAGTCCCAGCCCGCTGGAGGTAAAATCGAACCTTGACTGGGATCCAATGAATATTAGTACATTGACCAGGATTTGGCATGGTGTGTGCTAATGTTGATTGGACAACTGGATTAACATGATCAGGAGCACCCTAGATGCTAAGAGCAAAACCAGTCTTCAAGTATCAATCCTCCACTAGGGCCacggccttttcagtgatggctccgacctggtggaatgctctgtcccatgagactagggcccttcaggatttaacctccttccatcgggcctgtaagacagttaTTCCGCTTggcttttaatttgaattcagcctgctcttttatttcccttctcttccctccccctccccttttatgaagattaccctctctgagaccccacagttaattctcccctggcctcctcgctggcccaagtaggactaattcagccagctagccctggtgactatctaatgtttattagatggatttcccctaaattgatttctgaactttgaattttattgttattcatgcttttatactgtattttatgctgcttttacaattaagtgttttaaatttgttgttagccgccctgagccaggtttttgaaccaggaaggatgaggtataaataaaattttatttttatgattattattaccaAAACAGGACCATCCACACACAAAAGGGCACAACTGGGGAAATTGCAAAGTTTGCTGATGTAAAAATCTtaccaaaacaaaaccattctaatgaggactgagcatgctcaattgGCTACACAACACTGTCTGCTGGGCAAGGGAAGGACAATGGAATGGAGTACCCTGAGGAAAGGGCTtggctggctggcaccctgaaCAGGAAACCTCCATGCTGCAACTTTCTGTTGCAGATCTcactaaaaaaaggggggcaaaGACTAGAGGTAACCACTGGGTGCCCTTCAGAGGTGTAGATTCCCACAATCCATAATCAATGGCCATGCTGGAAGAGGCTGCTTGGAGTTGCTATCCACGAACTCTAGAGGGTACCTGTTGGTTGTCCCTGTTTCGAAACACCTGCTACAGGACAGTTTTCCCAAGGGTCGAAAGAGGCAGGCCTGTTATTACCTAGTTCCTTCAGCTTCTGGGCGTTGAGTTTGCCAGGCCGTGGCTTCTCTTCCACGAGAAATCCGAAGGAAGGTATGCGGTGAAACAGCCTAAACGCCTTCACCACAAACTGAGAGTTGTCCACCAAGGTGTACGAGTCTTCTAGAGGGTCCAGGCGAAGGGTTTTTCCTGGTACCTCTTCAGATGAGACCTTGTCTCCGTCCACAAAAGACAGCTCCTTCCGTTCCTCTGCAGGGCACTGGTCTGGCGTAGGCACCAGTTCGTGAACGACCCAAGGGAAGGCGAGCTGCGAGTGGGAAAGCTCCAAAATTCTGCAAAGGAAGCTCCTCAGCCCAAGAGGTCCATAAATCTCAACCGGCAGCTTGTTTGTGGCAGGGCTACTCTGGAGGCTGATCGTACAAAGAAGCCCAGGCAGGCCAAAGACATGGTCCCCGTGGAGATGTGTTATAAAGATCTTGGCAATCCTACCTAAAAACACAACAATGGATTGGAGATGAGAGAATTCAGGAGGCATACGTTGAAAACAGCACATGGAGAAAACAGAAGTTCACACCAGGGAAGTACAAatatgttaggatatagttccgttccacctttagaacaggcatatGGAGTTGTTCTTTTTCTTAACTGCCATCGCTTCTGTTGGCGAGGTCCTCAGAGGTATTTTTGGTTCCAATATTCCTTTATATTTTATCCAGATCTTATATAATGATTTCCTTATTAGATGATTCAGGAAACCCCTGTGGACTTCACCTTGTCATAAATTAGATAGGCATGCCACCCTTATCGATTATCATATTCGGTATGAgtcaatattttattattgtgatGCCTCCTGGCTTGCACTTTAgattcttcattttattttattcttggctATGTTTGCCCTTCTtaacaaaatcaataaatattatATGAAATGAAACATCAAATGAATAAATAGAAATGGTTGGCGACACCTtgttgtataggattgcagccttaagcgtGGAACTGGAAACACATACTTTTCCAAAGCTGCCAGCTTGGCTAGAACTTCTAGCTTCtgctggaagaaacaagatttaccaactatagaagaatggcagatgaagatgatggactatatggaacttgccgaactgaccaggagactccgagaccagagagaagagacggtggaagaagattggaatatttgaaaaaatatgttaatatttaaatcttagaatagctttggaagtggatttaGGCtctagggttagaagtagaagatagtgtattttatttgcaagtgaagatttttatggttaaagtaagtgtgataaaaaaaatggttagaaattatgatatatgtaaactgctaaagaggaggtaaaatgaaaatcagatagggggggactcagggaagctcacctaacaatgtttagaaaaaataaggataagacaagaatctgtttctattgtttgttttcctgtttgtgctgtttagttgtgttataaaatgaattaaaaagggggggatagAACTTCTAGCTTCTACCAGCGACTTTAGAAAAGAggttgttggcatctatctgactcgagagacaatggagtttgCTGACCTGCTTTCAGATGACTTTTCATGAACTGGGTCTGCGTCCCCTCGCCACAATCGAACAACCAGCTTTCTCCTTCAAAACGGACCACTGTAGCCGAGGCCCCTCTCGTTGGAGACGGGTACGCAGCCCCGGTTCCCAGGAAAGTAACATCCATTGCCATTTTGCTCCAAATCAGCGTGGCACCCTAGCGGAGACAGTAACAAATGGGATTTACTTTTGGGCTTTCTGGCCCCATGCACAAAGAGAAAAGCTATGTGACATCAAAATGTACTGGTAAAggctaaggctgcaaccctacgCACACTTACTAAGGCGTAAAGGCCTAAACACCAGGATTCTTGAatacccaatgaagctgaatgttacaAGATTTAAGGCAGACAAAAGAAGTCTGCTCCCAAAGATGTAATGACTGATGGCCGCcaagttggatggctttcaaagaggattggacaaagtcACGGAGGATAAGGccttcagtggctactagccataatggctatgttctaccttcactgttggaggaATTTGATTCCGAACACCAACTGATGGGGATTGTAAATAGAAAGCGTGCAGCTGTGCTCAGCTCTtccttgtgggttttccataggcatctgtaAGAACAAACTgctgcctttggtctgatccagcaggagtcTTCCTAGGTTCCTAAATTCAATGGAGCTCAGGTTTACTcctatcatagaatcacagaataataataaaaaggtaaaggtacccctgcccgtacgggccagtcttgacagactctagggttgtgcgcccatctcacttaagaggccgggggctgtccggagacacttccgggtcacgtggccagcgtgacaagctgcatctggcgagccagtgcagcacacggaacgccgtttaccttcccgctggtaagcggtccctatttatctacttgcacccgggggtgctttcgaactgctaggttggcaggtgctgggaccgagcaacgggagcgcaccccaccgcggggattcgaaccaccaacctttcgatcggcaagccctaggcgctgaggcttttacccacagcgccacccgcgtcccaataataataatagtaataataataataatttttatttataccccgccctccccagccaaggccgggctcagggcggctaacaagcaataataaaaacaagttgaatgaatacaacttaaaaacaagattaaaatacaacattaaaatatagaaacattaaaatattaaaatgcagcctcatcacagtaggagaaaggaaaaagaaagagggggaaggaatcaaattggctccaagccaaaggccaggcataactactctgtcttacaggccctgcggaaagaaatcagatcccgcagggccctggtctcatgagacagagcgttccaccaggccggagccagtgttgaaaaggccctggctctggttcaagctaatctaacttccttagggcccaggaccttaaggtcctccgtggggcataccgggagaggtggtcccataggtacgagggtcctaggccgtgaagagtttgaagtagggttaccagacgttcccagggacagtccccggatttgcaaatctgtccccagacaaattccgtgCCCGGAATGtctccagatttgcaaatctgtgaccgggaaacgtggcagcggcagcctcagcagcccggagccagcctggtagcgcagttggctctggctggcttcaggagctgctcgctgccgccaccactgctgaaggagaaccggggatgtctggcagtacagatctcctgcccccttccccctttgttttgacagatcgagggaggctcgggagtcatggGCGGGCGGCTGTTGCCTAGGAGGGGCGCAAGGTGCTCAGTTTTTTTGCCAgacaaggtgcaaagcccttctttcgcaccctgtgaaacataaatgtagtttttttaaaaactgggcaatggccgcCCGCCcacgactcccgagcctcccccgataagtcaaaacaaagagggaagggtgaggagattggggaaggctcGGGAGTCACAGGTAGGAGGAGAACCTTTGCTCAGTTTcttaaaaactctgtgcatttatcttccacagggtgcgaaagaagggctttgcacctttatacaatatgcatgtgtgcttgggcccagggtcttttgcctcaccatccccactactgactctctgttgctactcagcttaaaaaaaaaaaagtgtccacagattcattgaaaaaaaatctggcaaccatagtttgaagggactccaagggtcatctagtccaaccccctgcaatgcaggaatctcagctaaagcgtccatgacagatggccacccaacctctgctcaaaaacctccaaagaaggagagtccaccacttttcgtgggagtctattccactgtcaaacagctcttaactgtcgtaaaattcttcctgatgtttagtcggaatctcctttcttgcaacttgaaaccattggttcgaatcctaccctccagagcaggagaaaataagcttgctccatcttccatgggacagcccttgagatatttgaagatggcgatcatatctcttctcagcctcctctttcccaggctaaacatacccagctccttcaagcgctcctcatagtTTCAAGAccattgatcatcttggttgccctcctctgcacacattccagcttgtcaacatccttcttaaattgtggtgctcagaattggacacagtactccaggtgtggtctgaccaaggcagactagagcggtactattacttcccttgatctaaacactatacttctgttgatgcagcctagaatagcatttgcttttttgctgccacatcacactgttgactcactgttaagcttgtggtccaccaagacccctagacccTTTTAAcatgctagtaagccaggtgtctttgtccatggagttttcttggcaaggatactggagtggcttgctggttcctcctccaggtggatcacgtttggtcgaaactctccactatgacctgttcatcttgtgtgccctgctcggcgtagttcatagcttctctgagttcttcaagccccttcgccacggcaaggcagtgattctacacatggacatcaccagatgagcagcatcgaaatcagattgattatattctctgcagccaaagatggagaagctctatacagtcagcaaaaacaagacctggagctgactgtggctcagatcatcagcttcttatagcaaaattcaagcttaaactgaagaaagtagtcaaaacaaaaaaaattccttccagtagcaccttaaagaccaactaagttagttcttggtatgagctttcgtgtgcatgcacacttcttcagatatgcatgcacacgaaagctcataccaagaactaacttagttggtctttaaggtgctactggaaggaattttttttgttttgactatggcagaccaacacggctacctatctgtaactgaagaaagtaggaaaaaccactgggccggtaagatacaatctaagtcaaatcccttatgaatacacagtggaagtgaggaacaggtttaaggatttagatttggtggacagagtgcctgaagaactatggatggaggctcgtaacattgtacaggaggcagcaacgaaaaccatcccaatgaaaaggaaatgcaagaaagcaaagtggctgtccaacgaggccttacaaatagcggaggagagaaggcaagcaaaatgcgagggagatagtgaaagatacaggaaattgaatgcagatttccaaagaatagcaaggagagacaagaaggccttcttaaacgagcaatgcaaacaaatagaggaaaacaacagaatgggaagaaccagagttctgttcaagaaaattggagatatgaaaggaacatttcgtacaaagattaccataataaaggacaaaagtggtaaggatctaacagaagcagaagacatcaagaagaggtggcaagaatacacagaggaattataccagaaagatatggatgtctcgtacaccccaggtagtgtggttgctgaccttgagccagacatcctggagagtgaagtcaaatgggccttaggaagcactgcaaataacaaggccagtggaagtgatggtattccagctaaactatttaaaattttaaaagatgatgctgttaaggtgctacactcaatatgccagcaaatttggaaaactcagcagtggccagaagattggagaagatcagtctacatcccagtcccaaagaagggcagtgccaaagaatgctccaactaccgcacaattgcactcatttcacacgctagcaaggttatgcttaaaattctacaaggaaggctcaagcagtatgtggatcgagaactcccagaagtgcaagctggatttagaagaggcagaggaaccagagaccaaatttaCCTTTACAGTATAGTAATAGTGAAATTTGGGGGGTGGGCCAAgggagctatagcttgtttaccttatacgtaaatctggcactgcaacCAACCATCTAAATCAAACATTCTGCAACAAAAGCGCGTCTCCCCAGATAGAATGGCCTGTGCCACTTCAGGTTGCAAAGGAGGGGTAGCATTGCTTCCAAACGGAAACTCTCGCTGCAGGAAGAAAACCAGCATTGATCAATGCTAGAACCAGGCTGTTCCATGTCAAGCTTTCCTTTCGCAAAGAAtgctggtgtggttttttttgttttaagacaaGAGCATTTAAAAACGGCatgcattttaaccctttcctggcATGCATAGAACCTCAGCCAATCTGCAGACGTCATTCATCGACCTGggaattccgccccccccccatagcgttggactacaattcccatcatccctagtcattgctggggctcatgggagctggagttcgcCACCTGATTTTGCTCCTGGGCGTAAAAGCAGCTCGTTTACAGTTTCATGGggcgtttggtgtgtgtgtggtttttttcctacCCACCTGGGGTTTTCTCTCTCGGAGTCCTCTTAGCTTGAGAGCCCGGCTACCAAGGAagggaaataagaaaataaagaatAGGTGATTTTTGTTTAAAGAGGAAGTTTTTTCAGGGCTCTAGCAAGCCTCCCTGCTTGAAAATCAGGTTTGCTCATTCGGACCTTTCCCGGTCCAAAACGCACCTTGCAAGCAAGCAGCCGGAAGCGGAGGAATGAACTGCCCTCTTTGCAAGCTCAGAGGCGCCCTTCTCCTGCGGGATGGGGGGGCTATTCCGCATGCTCAGGAAGTGAGCAGAATAGGAAAGGCAATAGGTTCCGGGGTTGAGTccgttcagggggagggggaggagaaggaggaggagccgctgcagaggaagaaaaggaagcgcTTTGGCATTTTGGATGTAGCTGCTGGCGAGTCTGGAGGTGAAATGGCTGGAAATCGGGAACGCTTCTAATTTCATTATTTTATGCAAAGTATATTAAAAAGTGCATAAAAGGAAAAGGTACAATCGGCAGCTGAAACTGATGAAATAGGCTGAATTAGCAATTTTAACTAGTAAAATTAGAGAGCGCTTGGACTAAAATGGTCAACCCAAagctttacttttctggtttatcacCACGACAGTTCTCAACACTGGGTTTTAggaaagcaaataatttaattaggCAGCGCCTATATGATACTAAGCGGCAGAAAAATTTGGCCGCcataaggaaattttgtccataGTTATGATTATTTcccacctagtcattttgacacgttggcaccctatttgcaaaatttagCAATTCCAAAATGCAGGCTGCACTTGAGGGTCGATTTCGAAAAACTCCCCTGGAAAAACGGTTATGTCCCTGTGGAAATGGCAGTATTGAATCAGTAGCTCATCTGCTTCTGGTTTGTACtctataaagatttgaggagtgaggttattacttATTACCCCTCTACTACTATCCATACCACATCGCTCAACCATTGCTATTGTGTCCTTTCTTCTGGCACAGAGATGTCTAACTGGTAGATCCCGTGCTGATCCTGGTGGATCACAGGATCCTTGCGTACA
This genomic stretch from Podarcis muralis chromosome 11, rPodMur119.hap1.1, whole genome shotgun sequence harbors:
- the ELAC1 gene encoding zinc phosphodiesterase ELAC protein 1 isoform X1, which codes for MRNSPPIPQEKGASELAKRAVHSSASGCLLASRALKLRGLRERKPQGATLIWSKMAMDVTFLGTGAAYPSPTRGASATVVRFEGESWLFDCGEGTQTQFMKSHLKAGRIAKIFITHLHGDHVFGLPGLLCTISLQSSPATNKLPVEIYGPLGLRSFLCRILELSHSQLAFPWVVHELVPTPDQCPAEERKELSFVDGDKVSSEEVPGKTLRLDPLEDSYTLVDNSQFVVKAFRLFHRIPSFGFLVEEKPRPGKLNAQKLKELGVPPGPIYGRLKDGATVVLENGTTIFPSDVTEEPLPGRKVCILGDCSGIVGDGAAALCYGADLLVHEATLDDAQADKAKEHGHSTPQVAAEFAKLCKAKKLVLSHFSQRYKPAGQTGEGDVDVMELKRQAERVLGGQEVVLAEDFMTIDIPMKKVTIASPN
- the ELAC1 gene encoding zinc phosphodiesterase ELAC protein 1 isoform X2; its protein translation is MAMDVTFLGTGAAYPSPTRGASATVVRFEGESWLFDCGEGTQTQFMKSHLKAGRIAKIFITHLHGDHVFGLPGLLCTISLQSSPATNKLPVEIYGPLGLRSFLCRILELSHSQLAFPWVVHELVPTPDQCPAEERKELSFVDGDKVSSEEVPGKTLRLDPLEDSYTLVDNSQFVVKAFRLFHRIPSFGFLVEEKPRPGKLNAQKLKELGVPPGPIYGRLKDGATVVLENGTTIFPSDVTEEPLPGRKVCILGDCSGIVGDGAAALCYGADLLVHEATLDDAQADKAKEHGHSTPQVAAEFAKLCKAKKLVLSHFSQRYKPAGQTGEGDVDVMELKRQAERVLGGQEVVLAEDFMTIDIPMKKVTIASPN